A part of Mucilaginibacter defluvii genomic DNA contains:
- a CDS encoding carboxymuconolactone decarboxylase family protein translates to METRIKIHEILPDAFKAMYGLEAYVQKSGLEKKLHELIKIRASQINGCAYCLDMHTKDARKAGESEQRIYVLPGWRETDFFTDEEQAVLALTEEITNIQGHVKDATYRQAVNVLGEEKTGQVIVAAVTINAWNRIAITTHLMPERA, encoded by the coding sequence ATGGAAACCAGGATCAAAATACACGAAATATTACCCGACGCTTTTAAAGCGATGTATGGCCTTGAAGCTTACGTACAAAAAAGCGGTTTAGAAAAAAAGCTTCATGAACTGATAAAAATCCGTGCCTCACAAATAAACGGCTGTGCCTACTGTTTGGATATGCATACCAAGGATGCCCGCAAGGCCGGTGAGAGCGAACAGCGCATTTATGTGCTCCCCGGATGGCGCGAGACTGACTTTTTTACGGACGAAGAGCAAGCAGTGCTGGCTTTAACCGAGGAGATAACCAACATACAGGGGCATGTTAAGGATGCTACTTACCGGCAAGCAGTAAATGTGTTAGGAGAAGAGAAAACCGGACAGGTGATTGTGGCTGCTGTAACCATTAACGCCTGGAACCGGATAGCCATCACTACCCACCTTATGCCTGAAAGGGCCTAA
- a CDS encoding Spx/MgsR family RNA polymerase-binding regulatory protein has protein sequence MANFTAMKVYGITNCNTVKKALDWLKENKVDYEFHDFKKLGISNEKLNEWDQKAGYEKFLNKQGLTWKQLSPQIKESVKTNADALKLLQEKTSMIKRPVIEDGDYLYFGFNEDVYKEHFNK, from the coding sequence ATGGCTAATTTTACTGCCATGAAAGTTTACGGAATAACTAACTGCAACACGGTAAAAAAAGCGCTCGACTGGCTGAAAGAAAATAAGGTTGATTACGAGTTTCATGATTTTAAGAAACTTGGCATCAGCAATGAAAAACTTAACGAGTGGGACCAAAAAGCCGGTTATGAAAAGTTTTTAAACAAACAGGGCCTTACCTGGAAACAGCTCAGCCCACAAATTAAAGAAAGCGTAAAAACCAATGCCGACGCGCTGAAGCTTTTACAGGAGAAAACCAGCATGATAAAGCGCCCCGTTATTGAGGATGGTGATTACCTGTACTTCGGTTTCAACGAAGACGTTTACAAAGAACATTTTAATAAATAA
- the pth gene encoding aminoacyl-tRNA hydrolase gives MKYLIVGLGNIGPEYADTRHNIGFMVLDELARQDGVRFSMGRHAYHAETSFKGRKLHLIKPTTYMNLSGKALSYWINELKIPLENVLVIVDDLALPLGTLRLKPKGSAAGHNGLRHIEATLGHNNYARLRFGISDNFPKGQQVDYVLSSFDADEIPELPTLVDRSIDMIKSFATIGTELTMTRYNK, from the coding sequence ATGAAGTATTTGATAGTTGGGTTGGGTAACATAGGCCCTGAGTATGCCGACACACGACATAACATAGGTTTTATGGTGCTTGATGAGCTGGCCCGCCAGGATGGAGTAAGGTTTAGCATGGGACGCCATGCTTACCATGCCGAAACATCCTTTAAAGGCCGCAAGCTGCATTTAATAAAACCCACTACCTATATGAATTTGAGCGGGAAAGCGCTTAGCTACTGGATAAACGAATTGAAGATACCTTTAGAGAACGTATTGGTTATTGTTGATGACCTTGCCTTACCCCTTGGTACTTTACGTTTAAAGCCCAAAGGCAGCGCGGCGGGGCATAACGGTTTACGCCATATTGAAGCCACGCTTGGCCATAATAATTACGCGCGCTTGCGCTTCGGGATAAGTGATAACTTCCCCAAAGGGCAACAGGTTGATTATGTGCTGAGCAGTTTTGATGCGGACGAAATACCTGAATTACCTACCCTTGTTGATCGCTCGATTGACATGATTAAAAGTTTTGCCACCATTGGTACCGAGCTCACCATGACCCGGTACAATAAGTAG
- a CDS encoding TonB-dependent receptor domain-containing protein, giving the protein MKATLLTVLCCILSVCLFAQAPAGNISVKGIVIDSATNKPLDFVTVALQDAATKSPVKSALSKGDGSFTLSAPAGKQYQLVLAFVGYSNKVITLENKTVIDLGHIIFSASSKQLGEVQISAVKPVMKQEVDRLSYDVQADPESKAYTALDMMRKVPLLSVDASDAIKLKGSGAYKILVNGKESALMAKNPSDVLKAMPATNILKIEVITTPPAKYDAEGLAGIINIITKTNADEGYNIGINARHNTVWGQGINLNGTVKKGRFGFAGYVGAGRQPENENTSDNSQRRIADNSLLLQNGVNRFDGNYMYANGELSFEIDTLNLLTGSFEMYKEKNNQSNNQFSQLFDGTDVVTQRYRQLSNSLSHYTGVDAALNYQLGFKKSKEQLLTLSYKYSYSPNDQTTENTFSETLNYRQADFLQRNDQGIKEHTVQLDYVHPLKKINIEAGAKGILRNNYSDFATDTLISPGVYDRNNSQSNIFDYQQNVYSAYNSYQLKGEKWSAKAGLRLEYTTINATFAAGQPELNTNYNNLIPSISVQRKLKSSSFNLGFTQRIRRPGIYQLNPFVDRSNPLFISSGNPNLKPELNNTFELTYSNFSKGSINIGLSYAFSNNSIQSVTSFRDTVINNQNQKITTTNFENIGSNRTLGLNVNTNYDITKKLSLSLNGQVSRIWLEGTYNGQLYNNAGYIGNAFANIGYKFDKGYRIGLNAGYFSGSVTLQGKSRFFMYNSYVVSKEFWDKNASISLVANNPYGRFWKNTSTTITPDFIQNSTYNQIYRHFAIRVSYKFGKLSGEIKKNQRGINNDDKSGGKSGGGNG; this is encoded by the coding sequence ATGAAAGCCACTTTACTCACAGTTTTATGCTGTATACTATCCGTATGCCTTTTTGCACAGGCACCGGCGGGTAATATTTCCGTAAAAGGAATCGTTATCGACTCCGCTACCAATAAACCGCTCGACTTTGTTACCGTTGCCTTGCAGGATGCAGCTACCAAATCGCCCGTAAAAAGCGCCCTCTCAAAAGGTGATGGCAGCTTTACCCTGAGCGCGCCGGCCGGTAAGCAATATCAGTTGGTGCTTGCCTTTGTTGGTTACTCCAATAAAGTAATAACGCTCGAAAATAAAACGGTCATAGATTTGGGCCACATCATATTCTCGGCATCGTCAAAACAACTGGGCGAAGTGCAGATCAGTGCCGTTAAACCGGTGATGAAACAAGAGGTTGACCGCCTGAGCTATGATGTACAAGCTGACCCGGAAAGCAAAGCTTACACTGCGCTGGATATGATGCGCAAAGTGCCCCTACTGAGTGTAGATGCTTCTGACGCGATAAAGCTGAAGGGCAGCGGCGCTTATAAAATACTGGTTAACGGTAAGGAGTCGGCGCTGATGGCCAAAAACCCATCTGATGTTTTAAAAGCCATGCCTGCCACCAACATCCTCAAAATAGAGGTAATTACTACGCCGCCGGCCAAGTATGATGCAGAAGGATTGGCGGGTATCATCAACATCATCACTAAAACCAATGCCGACGAAGGTTACAATATTGGTATCAACGCGCGTCATAATACGGTGTGGGGACAAGGTATTAACCTGAACGGCACCGTAAAAAAAGGCAGATTTGGTTTTGCCGGATACGTGGGTGCAGGTCGCCAGCCGGAGAATGAAAACACATCCGACAATAGCCAGCGCCGTATTGCCGACAACTCCCTGCTGCTGCAAAATGGTGTTAACCGGTTTGATGGCAATTACATGTATGCCAACGGCGAATTAAGCTTTGAGATTGATACGCTTAACCTGCTTACCGGATCATTTGAAATGTATAAGGAAAAGAATAACCAATCAAACAACCAGTTCTCGCAGCTATTTGATGGCACTGATGTGGTTACGCAACGTTACCGGCAATTAAGCAATAGCTTAAGCCACTACACCGGAGTTGATGCAGCTTTGAACTATCAGTTAGGCTTTAAAAAGAGCAAGGAACAATTACTTACCTTATCCTACAAATACAGCTACTCACCTAACGATCAAACTACTGAAAATACGTTTAGCGAAACGCTTAATTATCGCCAGGCCGACTTTTTGCAACGTAACGATCAGGGGATAAAAGAACACACGGTTCAACTGGATTATGTACACCCGTTAAAAAAGATCAATATTGAAGCAGGCGCCAAAGGCATACTCCGCAACAACTACAGCGACTTTGCTACCGACACATTGATCAGCCCGGGCGTTTATGACCGTAACAATTCGCAATCAAACATATTTGACTACCAGCAAAACGTTTACAGCGCCTACAATTCATACCAGTTGAAGGGCGAAAAATGGTCGGCCAAAGCGGGTTTACGATTGGAATACACCACCATAAATGCCACATTCGCTGCCGGACAACCGGAATTAAACACTAACTACAACAACCTGATCCCCTCAATATCAGTTCAGCGCAAGCTTAAAAGCAGCAGCTTTAACCTGGGCTTTACCCAACGGATACGCAGGCCCGGTATTTATCAGCTTAACCCGTTTGTTGATCGCTCAAACCCGCTATTTATCAGCTCGGGTAACCCCAACCTGAAGCCGGAATTGAATAACACCTTTGAACTGACTTACAGCAATTTTTCAAAAGGATCGATCAACATTGGTTTAAGTTACGCGTTCTCAAACAACTCCATACAAAGTGTTACCAGTTTCAGAGATACGGTGATCAATAATCAAAACCAAAAGATCACTACAACCAATTTTGAGAACATTGGCAGCAACAGAACGCTGGGGCTGAATGTTAACACCAATTACGATATCACTAAAAAGCTATCGCTAAGCCTGAATGGACAGGTATCACGCATTTGGCTGGAAGGCACTTATAACGGGCAGCTTTACAACAACGCGGGCTATATCGGCAACGCCTTTGCCAACATTGGCTATAAGTTTGATAAAGGTTACCGCATTGGCCTTAATGCCGGTTATTTCAGCGGCTCGGTAACATTGCAGGGCAAATCAAGGTTCTTCATGTATAACTCATATGTAGTGAGCAAAGAATTTTGGGATAAGAATGCCAGTATATCTTTGGTGGCAAATAACCCTTACGGCCGTTTTTGGAAAAATACCTCAACCACCATTACGCCCGATTTTATACAAAACTCCACTTACAACCAGATATACCGCCACTTTGCCATACGCGTAAGCTATAAATTTGGCAAGCTAAGCGGCGAGATCAAAAAGAATCAGCGCGGCATCAATAACGATGACAAGAGCGGTGGTAAAAGTGGCGGCGGAAATGGCTAA
- a CDS encoding M1 family metallopeptidase gives MTFKYVAGALLAVMAVANSGLAQAQDASGSKYDYHDAFGPNFYTKNGNEYRAATGEPGPKYWQNRADYQLTAKLNDKTNEITGTEVLTYTNNSPQKLGFIWMHLDQNLFKQDSRGSAIVPPTGSRNGGRGQVFDAGHKIKSVKLVGSETELKYIINDTRMQVFLPKDVAAEGGQIKLRIEFSYISPDYGSDRTGILNTKNGKVFTVAQWYPRVCVFDDVMGWNVLPYTGPAEFYLEYGDFDLSITAPANHIVVASGELLNPAEVYTAEQQKRWAQAAQSDQTVIIRSAKEVTNPASRPAGKTELTWKFRIKNARDASWASSASFIIDAAKMNLPSGKKSIAISAYPEESDGNDAWGRSTEYVKKSVEYNSKKWYEYPYPAATTVAGIVGGMEYPGIVFCGYKAKKGSLWGVNDHEFGHTWFPMIVGSNERVYGWMDEGFNTFINTLTTEDFNNGEYANKRPMDMQRVGEFATKPDLETVLSAPANMKEKNIGMLLYFKPGFGLTMLREQVLGKERFDLAFRTYVERWAFKHPTPDDFFRTMENVGGESLQWFWRGWFINNWRLDVAVNSVKNVDVDPSKGVYITITNMEKMAMPVPLEIKYKSGKTEMVRLPVEIWERNVSFVYKHPSTEEVVQVTYDPEKSMPDFNPDNNVWKK, from the coding sequence ATGACCTTTAAGTACGTAGCCGGCGCTTTGCTGGCTGTTATGGCTGTCGCCAACTCCGGTTTGGCGCAGGCTCAGGACGCATCCGGATCAAAATATGATTATCATGATGCTTTTGGCCCTAACTTTTACACCAAAAACGGCAACGAATACCGTGCCGCCACCGGCGAGCCTGGCCCTAAATACTGGCAAAACCGCGCCGACTACCAGCTAACCGCAAAGCTGAACGACAAAACCAACGAAATTACGGGTACCGAGGTACTTACTTATACCAATAATAGTCCGCAAAAACTGGGCTTTATATGGATGCACTTGGATCAGAACCTTTTTAAGCAGGATTCGCGCGGATCAGCAATTGTACCGCCTACCGGTAGCCGCAACGGCGGCCGCGGACAGGTGTTTGATGCCGGCCACAAAATAAAATCAGTTAAACTGGTTGGCAGTGAAACCGAGCTGAAATACATCATTAACGATACCCGCATGCAGGTATTTTTGCCTAAAGATGTAGCTGCCGAAGGCGGACAAATAAAACTACGTATTGAATTTTCATACATCAGCCCTGACTATGGTTCAGACCGTACCGGCATCCTGAACACCAAAAACGGTAAAGTATTTACCGTTGCACAATGGTATCCGCGCGTTTGCGTGTTTGATGATGTAATGGGCTGGAATGTACTGCCTTATACAGGCCCGGCTGAGTTTTACCTGGAATATGGTGATTTTGACCTGAGCATTACCGCTCCGGCAAACCACATTGTGGTAGCATCAGGCGAGTTGCTAAACCCTGCAGAGGTTTATACTGCGGAGCAACAAAAACGCTGGGCACAAGCTGCACAAAGCGATCAAACGGTAATTATCCGTTCGGCTAAAGAGGTTACAAACCCCGCATCGCGCCCTGCAGGCAAAACCGAGCTGACCTGGAAATTCCGTATTAAAAACGCCCGCGATGCCTCATGGGCTTCATCTGCATCTTTCATTATCGATGCAGCTAAAATGAATTTGCCAAGCGGTAAAAAATCTATCGCTATATCAGCTTACCCTGAAGAGAGCGACGGTAATGACGCCTGGGGCCGCTCAACTGAATACGTTAAAAAATCAGTTGAATACAACTCAAAAAAATGGTATGAGTACCCTTACCCTGCCGCAACTACTGTTGCCGGTATTGTAGGCGGTATGGAATATCCCGGTATCGTTTTCTGCGGATACAAAGCTAAAAAAGGCAGCCTTTGGGGTGTTAACGATCACGAATTTGGCCATACCTGGTTCCCGATGATCGTAGGCTCAAACGAACGCGTTTACGGCTGGATGGACGAAGGCTTCAACACCTTTATCAACACCCTCACCACTGAGGACTTCAACAATGGCGAGTACGCCAACAAACGCCCGATGGATATGCAGCGCGTTGGCGAATTCGCTACCAAGCCCGACCTGGAAACCGTATTGAGCGCACCTGCCAATATGAAGGAAAAGAACATTGGTATGCTACTTTACTTTAAACCGGGCTTTGGCCTTACCATGCTGCGCGAGCAGGTTTTAGGTAAAGAGCGTTTCGACCTGGCTTTCCGTACCTACGTTGAGCGTTGGGCATTTAAACATCCTACGCCTGATGATTTCTTCCGCACGATGGAAAACGTTGGCGGCGAGAGCCTGCAATGGTTTTGGCGCGGCTGGTTTATTAACAATTGGCGACTTGACGTTGCGGTTAACAGCGTAAAAAATGTCGACGTTGATCCATCTAAAGGTGTATATATCACGATCACCAATATGGAAAAAATGGCAATGCCGGTTCCATTGGAAATAAAATACAAAAGCGGTAAAACCGAAATGGTAAGGCTGCCGGTTGAAATTTGGGAGCGTAACGTATCATTTGTTTACAAACACCCATCAACTGAAGAAGTGGTTCAGGTTACTTATGATCCTGAAAAATCAATGCCTGATTTTAACCCCGATAATAACGTCTGGAAAAAATAA
- a CDS encoding dipeptide epimerase: MQLTYRPYHLQLKHPFTIAKFTRTATPVMLVEIAHEGHVGYGEASMVPYMGESHETAAAFLNKVDVSRFSYPFDFGAIINYLDEIAPGNPAIKAAIDIALHDLDGKLRQTPCWQLLGSDAALMPPTSYTIGIDTPDMVRQKVLAAPDVKVLKVKLGRENDKELIETIRSVSNLPLYADANQGWTDKQEALDIVLWLHEQGVQLIEQPMSKLDVDGNAWLTENSPIPVIGDEAVQRLPDVGLAAGVYHGINIKLMKSAGIYEGLQIIKKARSLGLKVLIGSMSETSCATLAAAALAPQCDWADLDGPLLTTNNPYIIPGFANGRWQLSNQPGLGLNEY; the protein is encoded by the coding sequence ATGCAACTGACTTACCGCCCATACCACCTGCAATTAAAGCACCCCTTTACCATTGCTAAATTTACACGCACGGCTACGCCTGTAATGCTGGTTGAAATTGCACACGAAGGTCATGTTGGCTACGGCGAAGCATCCATGGTGCCGTACATGGGCGAGAGCCATGAAACAGCCGCCGCGTTTTTAAATAAGGTTGATGTAAGCCGTTTTAGTTATCCGTTTGATTTTGGGGCGATAATCAATTACCTGGATGAAATAGCGCCCGGCAACCCGGCTATTAAAGCGGCCATTGATATTGCCCTGCACGATTTGGATGGCAAGCTGCGCCAAACGCCTTGCTGGCAGTTGCTTGGCAGTGATGCGGCGTTAATGCCGCCTACCAGTTACACCATCGGCATTGATACGCCCGATATGGTTCGCCAAAAAGTGCTTGCCGCGCCTGATGTTAAAGTGTTGAAAGTAAAACTTGGGCGGGAGAACGATAAGGAGCTGATAGAAACCATCCGCTCGGTAAGCAACCTGCCTTTATATGCCGATGCCAACCAGGGCTGGACAGACAAGCAAGAAGCTTTAGATATAGTACTTTGGCTGCATGAGCAGGGCGTGCAACTGATTGAGCAACCTATGAGCAAGCTGGACGTAGACGGCAACGCCTGGCTCACTGAAAATAGCCCGATACCCGTTATTGGCGATGAGGCCGTGCAGCGCCTGCCCGATGTGGGTCTGGCTGCGGGCGTTTATCATGGCATTAATATTAAACTGATGAAATCGGCCGGGATATATGAGGGCTTGCAGATCATAAAAAAAGCCCGATCGCTCGGGCTTAAAGTTTTAATAGGCAGTATGAGCGAAACAAGCTGCGCCACTTTAGCCGCCGCCGCACTTGCCCCCCAATGCGATTGGGCAGATCTGGACGGACCGTTGCTGACCACCAATAACCCCTATATAATACCCGGCTTTGCAAATGGCCGTTGGCAATTAAGCAACCAACCCGGCCTGGGGCTTAATGAATACTAA
- the crtD gene encoding 1-hydroxycarotenoid 3,4-desaturase CrtD, producing MPQPKAIIVGAGIAGIATAIRLAVKGFKVSVYEANAYPGGKLSEFEQQGYRFDAGPSLFTMPQYVDELFVLAGKDPRRYFNCQQLDTVCNYFYEDGTRLSAYADSEKLVEELSAKTNEDRENIRKYAANSRLIYDITNHVFLERSLHRLSTYLRWPTIKSIFRLPGIDAMRSMHKANTSFFKDKRLVQFYDRYATYNGSNPYRAPATLNVIPYFEQHFGAYFPDGGMYSITSSLVKLAEELAVSFYYNSPVEQIVVEGSKATGVKVKGDLVEAEMVISNMDVWFTYKKLLGHLPGIHPKKILQQERSSSALIFYWGISKQFTQLDLHNIFFSADYEAEFNSIWKDQTIGHDPTVYLNISSKLKADDAPKGHENWFVMINVPANKGQDWDALIDLARTNIINKLSRLLGEDITPLIQSESILDPRSIESRTSSYQGSLYGTSSNNQFAAFLRHANRSSKIKNLYFCGGSVHPGGGIPLCLLSAKIVGNLTPAIS from the coding sequence ATGCCCCAGCCAAAAGCCATAATTGTAGGTGCCGGTATCGCCGGTATAGCCACCGCTATTCGTTTGGCTGTAAAGGGCTTCAAGGTATCAGTATATGAGGCGAACGCTTACCCTGGTGGTAAGCTCTCGGAATTTGAGCAGCAGGGTTACCGCTTTGACGCAGGGCCAAGCCTGTTTACCATGCCGCAATATGTTGATGAGCTTTTTGTATTGGCCGGTAAAGACCCGCGCCGGTATTTTAATTGTCAGCAGCTCGATACCGTTTGTAATTATTTTTATGAGGATGGTACCCGCTTATCGGCCTATGCTGATAGCGAAAAACTGGTAGAAGAACTATCGGCAAAAACCAATGAAGATCGAGAGAACATTAGGAAGTATGCTGCTAACAGCCGGCTGATTTATGATATTACCAATCATGTTTTTTTAGAGCGATCATTACACCGGTTAAGCACTTATTTACGCTGGCCTACCATAAAATCTATTTTTCGCCTGCCGGGTATTGATGCCATGCGGAGTATGCACAAGGCCAATACTTCCTTTTTTAAAGATAAACGGCTGGTTCAGTTTTACGACAGGTACGCCACTTACAACGGTTCAAACCCCTATAGGGCACCCGCCACGCTGAATGTTATCCCGTATTTTGAACAGCACTTCGGCGCTTACTTTCCGGATGGGGGCATGTACAGCATCACATCATCCCTGGTTAAACTGGCGGAGGAATTGGCGGTAAGTTTTTATTATAACAGCCCGGTTGAGCAAATTGTGGTTGAGGGCAGCAAAGCAACCGGTGTAAAGGTGAAGGGAGATTTGGTTGAAGCAGAAATGGTCATATCCAACATGGATGTATGGTTCACCTACAAAAAACTGCTCGGTCATTTACCCGGCATCCACCCCAAAAAAATATTGCAGCAGGAGCGGAGCAGCTCGGCACTGATATTTTACTGGGGCATCAGCAAGCAATTTACCCAGCTCGATCTTCACAATATATTTTTTAGCGCCGATTACGAGGCGGAGTTCAACAGTATCTGGAAGGATCAAACCATCGGGCACGACCCGACAGTCTATCTCAATATCAGCTCAAAACTAAAAGCTGATGATGCGCCCAAAGGACATGAAAACTGGTTTGTGATGATCAACGTACCCGCCAACAAAGGCCAGGACTGGGACGCGCTGATTGACCTTGCGCGTACGAATATCATCAATAAGCTAAGCCGTTTGTTAGGTGAGGATATAACCCCGCTTATCCAGAGTGAAAGTATACTTGACCCACGCAGTATAGAAAGCCGTACTTCATCGTACCAAGGCTCTTTATATGGTACCAGCTCCAATAACCAATTTGCGGCCTTTCTAAGACATGCCAACCGTTCGTCCAAAATTAAAAACCTGTACTTCTGCGGCGGCAGCGTACACCCGGGTGGCGGTATACCCTTGTGCCTGCTGTCGGCAAAAATTGTGGGCAATCTTACCCCAGCTATCTCTTAA
- a CDS encoding rhomboid family intramembrane serine protease yields MEYIEMAPVASMIFLITIVTSLYAFSNETIYRKFTLHPYSVSRGQYMYTLITSGLIHKDWGHLFFNMLSFYFFAFTLEATVGHWQFGLIYLVSMILSDLPTVAKHRHNQWYYSLGASGAISAVVFSYILFYPKAGMGLLLIPIYIPAYIFGFLYLIYCTYSSRYAQDGINHDAHFYGALSGILLTIMVFPQVIKIFLNAFGIVV; encoded by the coding sequence ATGGAATATATAGAAATGGCCCCGGTAGCCAGCATGATATTTTTAATCACGATAGTAACTTCGCTTTACGCCTTCTCAAACGAAACCATATACCGCAAGTTCACGCTACACCCCTACAGCGTTTCGAGAGGGCAATACATGTACACCCTGATTACCAGCGGGTTGATCCACAAGGATTGGGGGCACTTGTTTTTCAACATGCTGTCGTTTTATTTTTTTGCCTTTACCTTAGAGGCTACGGTAGGCCACTGGCAATTCGGGCTGATATACCTGGTGAGCATGATATTGAGCGATTTGCCGACAGTAGCCAAGCACCGACATAATCAGTGGTATTACAGTTTAGGCGCATCCGGAGCCATCAGCGCGGTTGTGTTCAGCTATATCTTATTTTATCCCAAAGCCGGGATGGGCTTATTACTGATCCCGATATACATACCTGCATACATTTTCGGCTTCCTTTACCTCATATACTGCACTTACTCATCACGTTATGCGCAGGATGGCATTAACCACGACGCTCACTTTTACGGCGCGTTAAGCGGCATACTGCTTACTATAATGGTTTTTCCGCAGGTTATTAAAATTTTCCTGAATGCATTTGGCATTGTTGTTTAA